The genome window TCAGATCCGAATTGAAGACACGGATAAGGAGCGATCGGAAGCCAAATACGAGAAAGAAATTTTCGATTCCTTGGCCTGGCTCGGGCTGGAATTCGACAATCAAGACAAGGTCGTTCGCCAATCCGAAAGAACCACGATTTACCGTGGCTATCTGGAAAAAATGATTGCCGATGGAACAGCCTACATTTCCAAGGAAGCCCCCAAGGAAGGCGGCCGGGCCGAAGTAATTCGTTTTAGAAATCCGGGCGAGAAGATTACCTTCAACGACGAAATCCGAGGTGAAATTACTTTTGACACTGCTGAGCTCAAGGATTTTGTCATTGCCAAAAGCTTGGATGAACCGATTTTCCATTTGGCGGTGGTAGTCGACGATTTCGAAATGGGCGTCACCCATGTCATTCGAGGTGAAGACCACATCTCAAACACACCAAGGCAAATTTTGATCCAAAGGGCCATTGGCGCCCCTCAGCCAATTTATGCCCACATTCCTTTAATTCTAGCTCCGGATAAATCCAAACTTTCCAAGCGCAAACATGGCGAGAGCGTCTCCTTGAGTTATTTTAAAAATGCCGGCTACCTGCCGGAAGCCATGCTTAACTTCCTGGCACTTTTGGGCTGGGGCGCCGATGCCACCAAGGAAATTTTTACCAAAAGCGAGCTGATTGAAAAATTTGCGCTCGAGAAAGTAAACAAGGGTGGGGCAATTTTCAACCTCGAAAAGCTAAACTGGTTAAACAAAGAGTACCTGAAACTGGAAATTAGAAAACCTGATTTCGAGCCAACAACCTATTTGCCGACAGAAATTCTGGAAGGTAAAAGCCCCGCCCAAATTAAGTTGATTTTCGAGACGATTTTCGAGCGAATCCAGGTTTGGGATGACATTAAAAAAATGCTCACCTCAGGCGAGATTAATTACTTAAAATCCGACCCTAAATATGACGGAGAAAAATTGATTTGGAAGGGGAGTGACGCCACGAGAACCGCTCAAAACCTCGAGCAAATCCTTGGTCTCATTCGGCCGATAGACGAGAGCGATTTTGCAGATAAAGACCGACTAAGGACTGCCGTTTGGGATTACGCCGAGAAAACTGGGCGCGGGGCGGTCCTCTGGCCAATGCGCTTTGGCTTGACTGGCCTGGATAAATCACCCGACCCCTTTAGTGTTGCCGCCATGATTGGCAAAACCGCGACTGTAAGACGGCTGGAGGAAGCGGTTCGAATTCTAAGTCTGAAATAACTGCCAAAATGAAGACGCTTGTTTCCAGAATTCTAATTTCAGTTTCGATTCTTGCCGTTTTTGGATTCCTGGCCTCGCCATCTCTGGGAGCCGAAATTGACGATCTCAAGGCCAAAATTGCCGAAAAAAATCAGGCGATTTCAGATTTGGAAAAGGAAATTGAGACTTACCAGAAACAAATCAACGAAGTCGGTGACAAGGCCAAGACTCTGCAAAATTATATCAAGACCCTAAACCTAACCATCACCAAACTAAACCGCGATGTCGCCCTGACCGAAACCCAAATTGCCGCTACCGGCTATACCATCAATCAGCTGACACTAGAGATTAAAAAACAGCAAGCGAGCATTGAGACCAATACCGAGGCGGTGGCAAAAATCTTACGGGAAGTCGACCGCAGTGAGGGCCAATCAATGGTTGAGGCGGCTCTTATTTACAACAGCTTCAGTGAAGTCTGGAACGATATCGAAGCCTCAAACCGACTGCAAGAAAGTGTGCGTGAAAAAATCAATCAGTTGATCGCCACCAAGGCCGACCTTGAATCCAAAAGGAAATCCCAGGAAGCCGAAAAGGACAAACTCGGCAAGCTCAAAAACAATCTCTCCGGTCAAAAGCAGGTTGTAAACCAGAACAAGGCTGCCCAAAATAATTTGCTAATTGCCACCAAAAATCAGGAGTCCGAATATCAGCGCATCCTAAAGGATAAACTGGCAAAAAAGTCCGCTTTCGAGGCCGAGTTGTTTGCCTTTGAGTCGCAGTTGCAAATTGCGATCGACCCTTCAAAATTACCCTCAGTCGGGACTGGAGTACTTAAGTGGCCAGTCGACAAGGTCTTAATCACTCAATATTTCGGCAACACTGATTTTGCTTCAAAGAATCCTCAAGTCTATAACGGTAAAGGCCACACCGGCATAGATTTCCGCGCCTCAATCGGCACAGCCATCAAGGCTGCCGGCGCCGGAAAAATCACCGGAGTAGGGGATACCGACTTGATTAAAGGTTGCTACTCGTATGGTCGCTGGGTCATGATTGACCACAACGACGGTCTCTCTACTCTCTACGCCCATCTTTCGGTAATTTCAGTAAGACAGGGACAAACCGTGAATACCGGAGATATTATTGGCTATAGTGGCAGTACCGGCTATGCGACCGGACCCCACTTACACTTTGGTGTCTATGCAACACAGGGTATAAGAATTGTCAAGTACGAGAACAGCCTCAACTGCAAAAACGCAATCGTTCCGATTGCTGACCCGAAAGCATACCTGAATCCGTTATCCTACTTGTAGGCTTGTTTTTAGTGGCTTTTATTTTGTATAATTACACTCAATGAATATATTCAATTTTCCCAGGAATCGAGGTCTAGTTAGAACCGTTCTCATCGTTCTGGTTGCAATTCTGGTCTTAAGCTACTTTCATATTGATATCAAGGGCATAGTTGAGTCACCGCTAGCCCAAAATAACTTAGGCTATGTCTGGGGTATCGTCACCAATGTGTGGAATAACTACTTATCACAGCCGGTCACTTATTTTTGGAACAATATCTTTATCGGAATACTCTGGGAGAGTTTTACCGGAGCGCTTGGCCACATCAAGAATGGCGAGCAGCCACAGCTCAATACTTCAGGACCAAATGTCGATCTATTAAATACTGCCGGGGCCAACTAGGCCTCGGTTTTCGTTTTTGTAATATGTACAAATCCGGTTCAGGGATTTATTAATGTACAAAAGATATATTGTGCGACACATAATCTAAAGCGAGACGATGCGTGTCCACCTTTTGACCCCCCTCCCCCAATAATTGACAGTGAGAGGTTGATATGCTATAATTGCTCAAGAAAGGAATCTAGCTGTGAGTACTATTATCTTGCTCGGAAGCTATATCGGACTATCCGACTTCATTTTCGATGTCCAATGCAATGGATCACCTATCGCAGAATCGGAAGCTCGCGCGATGGGCCTAATGGACGACAACACTGCTCGTCGCCATGCCCGCTCTAGCTATACTCGTGATTGGTATAGAGTAAAGCCAGGTGACCAGGTGCAGGTTCACTGGCAGGATGACGAACGGAACATTAAGACCACATTCGTCATTCTGACAGATCTTCCGAACCCACCACAGAGCCCAGACCACGAGAGCACTGGCATGCGGCTCTACGAGTACCTTAAAGCCAACTGCGAGCGCGTTCAATGAGGAGATCTTCAATCTGGAGGTCTCCTTTTTCTTTTGATACATTGTATTTCCGGAATAATTAAAACCCCTCAACAAATAAATTCGTTAAGGGGTTAAAAAGTAATCGATCGGTGTTATGGCTCACCGCCGTCGGCGAATTTTTTTGGCTTCCGGCCAAATCTCAAATTCCCTACTCATGTAGGGCCGGCACAACTTCAGGATTTCACCAAAGGTTTTCTTTAGGGCCAAGGTCTCAGTTTGAGCTCTGGCGAGCAAGGCCGAAAGCTTAATGCGACCTCGCTTTCTATCACCTTTGGACTGTCGGCCGAGCTCTTTGGCCAGGGCCTCGAGAATCAAAGGCTGTTGATCATATCTGAGCCGACCAATGGCTTCACCGAGAATACTGTTTGATTCAAGTGCGCGACCGGGAACTTCAACCGGGTGAACTTTTTCTCGATTCATAAGAACTTCTCCTTAAATAACCCTACCAGAAAACAAAAACCTCCGCGAGTGGCGGAGGTTTTTGTTTTCCTTATCCATATTCCAGTCATACAATTTACTCACGACCGCGAGTAAATTGTATGACTGGAAAACTGGATTTCTTTTAATTGACTTAGTTTAGTTTCGCGATGAGCGGAGCCGAAGCGGCTACCGACTGTTTCCAACATGGTTTAGACGAAGCCCAAGGCCTGGTACCTTCTTTCTCATAGAGCCACTTGGCATAGGCCAGGTTGCCGTCAAGAGTTTTGATGTCAAAGCCCATTTCTTTGGCCTGCTTGGCATGATAGAACTCATTAATCTGCATCACGCCCACATCGGCTCGGTTGACCTCGCCACGGAGAATCCTGCCATCTTTAGTAAGTTGCCGATAAGTCGATTCGCACTTGGCGATCTCGGCCATAATCGGAGCATCTTTGAAGTATTCCTTCACATGATCCTCCAAAGTAATCGGGCTTACAATCGCCTGCGGTTCAGAGCTTACCGAAGCAATCCCCTCGGCCGAAGCGACCGGACTGCCGTACAAAGTTGAGACTAAAAGTGTCAAAGTGGTTGCAAGTTCAATCATATATTTTAGTTTATAGTGAGTGGTTAGTAGTTTGTAGTAAAGCCACAAATATTCGAGGAAATCTCACCTTGTTTCGTTTTAGAGAAACAAAAACAGAGCCGAAGCTCTATTTGCAATAGTTTAGCATATTCGTGGGCACTTGTCAATACTAAACAACGGTCAGAACCTTGTGTCAAATGCCAAAAAATGGCTTAATGAAGCCATTTTTTACTTGACAGCCGGCCGAAGTCTTTGGATAAAAACGGCTAGGATTGGCCGTTTTTGAGCCATGGGATTGGATATTGTCCAAAGTCTTCGAAAAACGGCCTGTTATATAGCAATCTGGAAAGGGCCTCTGCCTCCCACTTCGCCCCATTGATTCCGATGTGGGGTTTCGGCTCGGCCGGAATTCCGATATAAGCCATTATTTTATCCGAATTCAAATCTGTCTTTTTGTCCTTAATTGGAAGCCTGATTCCCCTTTTAATCATGTCGGCGAGGCAAATTGAGTGCAAATCGATTGTACGATGATGCAGTGGCGCGGTCATATGAGCTCTCCTAGCCCCCGCCACAATAAAAGCCACATCAAGCGACGGGTTCTCCCCCGCTACCGTGTACTCTTCGGAAGCTTGCGCCCAATCCAGAAAGTCCTTCACGATCTCGGCCTCAGATTTCTTCTTTGGATCAACAATCTGCTCTTTAGTAAAACCGTTAACCGCCAGAGCCTCGCCATCAATATGGGCACCGTCCCAAATCCGACATTCTTCATAAAATTGCCTTTTTGAATTACTAAAATCGACTGCCCCAATTGAGAGAAGTGAGTGCTTGTCCGGATTTAAACCTGATGTTTCAACATCAACGACAATCATTTTAAGAGTATATGGTATTAAGTATAAGGTATGCGGTATAAGAATCAAAGAAGACAAAATCTAATCATGGAACCAGTGACCAATTTTCTTTTCGATTTTCTCCTCAATAATTGAGATCCTTGCGTGGAGACCAGAAAATTTTTTTCGCCAGTTATGCCACCGAGTCTTAAAAGGGTCAGAAACTAGGGATAAAATAAATAGACCAAGCAAAATAAAAATTATCCCCTGAAGAAACGGCAAAAGAAGCCCCGCAGCACCGACCAAAATGAGGCCGATCGCCACAACCTGCCAAGCAATTTTTTTGAAATTCTTTTTCATTCAATAAGGAAATCTCTGGTGAGTCTAAACCATTTGAACAATCACTTTTGTCCTCCGCCCTTACCAGTTAGTTTTTCAATCCGCTCTTTCCGCTTATACCAGCCGTTTTGCAAAAGCACTCCATTACTCTTGGCATATTGTTCTGCTTGTTCAAAAAGCATAAGTGCCTCATCATTCCTGCCCGCCTCGGAAAAGTCGGCAAAATCCTGAAATAGCACACTAAGGTGGGTCATGTGCTTCCGAATCCGACGCTCTTCAAAACCACCAGGTTGGTCAGTGCCCTTTCCTGAATAAATTGTAGCATTTGGAAACTGTTCGCCGACAGCCCAAAGGGCGGTCAGTATCGTACCACCCTTATCAATCATATCATCAACAACTACGACTGTTTGCATAGTATCATCGGCGTCATCAGATTCAAAAACTGCTTTTTTCTTTTCCTTATCGACAGCAATTGCAAAAGTATTTACAGTGAGAGCCTGGTCAGAATATCTTTCGACTAGTTTTTTAACAACCTCAACATAAACACTTCCGCCGCTCAAAATTCCACCAATCTTTGTATTTTTAAGAAAAAACTTCTTTATTGCATTCACACTAAGATCATTTGTACCCAACAGAAACTCTTGCAACACATACCGTGTTTCCTCCTCCGTCAATCTGTGATTCGGGTTTTTCAATGATTGACACTTTTCTTCAACCCTGACCAGCATATCGTCTACCGCCCTAAACAGATTACCTATCGAAAATTGGGGAGGAAGATCATGTGCCGAGCCTGCGCCTGTGTCCTGATAATCATCCCGCATTTTCCGCAATGTCTCCAAAAAATCAGGGTTAACCGATGTTGGCTTTTCGCTAATTGCTTGATCAAGAATTACATCGGCCATTCTGCTAGAGAATTGATGCGCTTTTCTTAGATGACTCTGGCACTCGGCAAAATCCTGATCTGCCAGTGCTTGCGTTCTAAATTTCCGCAAGATTACAATCCCCTCCTGCAGTCTCCGTTCATTCTCCAATCTAAGCTCATTTTCTTGCTCGGAAAGTGGTGACCTCTCACGCTTCCTAAAATTGACATGGCTACCACCAAGCATCGCTTCAAAATTATCTGGTCTAGAAAACATAAATTTAATTCACTGTAACAATTCAACTGCGGGATGCCGGGATATTTGATCCTTACAGGATCAGAGCCTATGGGTTAGGGAGAAAGTGCGCCAGGATTTGAAACTTACAGTTTCAGTACCCCTGTTGGATAAATTTTTCGCCCGCAACGGACTCAAATTTATACTCAACAGGGCTTCAAATCCCGGGCGCATGTGCTCCCCAGCACATGCTCATCCCGCCAATTCTCACTTCGTTCGACTTGTCGGGATGCCGGGATTTGGCTACTACATAGCCAGGTGCTTTTCCATCTCGCAGACTCGATAAGGAAAAGCCTTTCACATCCCGGATGTGAGCAAAGCAGTTTGCTCACTCATCCCGAAAGTCTCCGCTTCGCTCCGCTTGTCGGGATGCCGGGATTTGAACCCGGATCGTACGAACCCGAATCGTACATACTACCGTTATACTACATCCCGTTTCTTTCTTCTCCTCCTTATTTTCTTAACTACCAATCCCGACGTCAGAAGTCGGGACCCCGACCTTTGTCAGACAAAGCGTCGGGGCTAGTTAGAGTCCCTTACAATTTGCCGCCTTACTGTACCCGGCCTCCTCGGCGGCTGCCACCGAGTCAAACCAAATTTTATTGGCCTCACTAATCTGACTGGCCCCGGCGCACCACGGAAAGTGATATTTAGTGCCAGACTTAGATGCTACCACTTTTCCGGAGCCTTCGGCAACTGAAACGGCCGCCAGATTTGACGCTTTGACCGAAACTTTGCCACTCAAATCAGCCTCTGGAACTGCCTCCGTACCGTCACTTAGCCTGACCTTAACCTCTGGCCGAGTATCGTAGATTTTAGAGAGCCGACCAAGCCCAAAACTGCCAAAAGCCACCAGAATAATA of Candidatus Paceibacterota bacterium contains these proteins:
- a CDS encoding glutamate--tRNA ligase family protein encodes the protein MTKTSNTKPVVRFAPSPTGLFHIGSARTALFNYLFARHNRGRFQIRIEDTDKERSEAKYEKEIFDSLAWLGLEFDNQDKVVRQSERTTIYRGYLEKMIADGTAYISKEAPKEGGRAEVIRFRNPGEKITFNDEIRGEITFDTAELKDFVIAKSLDEPIFHLAVVVDDFEMGVTHVIRGEDHISNTPRQILIQRAIGAPQPIYAHIPLILAPDKSKLSKRKHGESVSLSYFKNAGYLPEAMLNFLALLGWGADATKEIFTKSELIEKFALEKVNKGGAIFNLEKLNWLNKEYLKLEIRKPDFEPTTYLPTEILEGKSPAQIKLIFETIFERIQVWDDIKKMLTSGEINYLKSDPKYDGEKLIWKGSDATRTAQNLEQILGLIRPIDESDFADKDRLRTAVWDYAEKTGRGAVLWPMRFGLTGLDKSPDPFSVAAMIGKTATVRRLEEAVRILSLK
- a CDS encoding peptidoglycan DD-metalloendopeptidase family protein, with the protein product MKTLVSRILISVSILAVFGFLASPSLGAEIDDLKAKIAEKNQAISDLEKEIETYQKQINEVGDKAKTLQNYIKTLNLTITKLNRDVALTETQIAATGYTINQLTLEIKKQQASIETNTEAVAKILREVDRSEGQSMVEAALIYNSFSEVWNDIEASNRLQESVREKINQLIATKADLESKRKSQEAEKDKLGKLKNNLSGQKQVVNQNKAAQNNLLIATKNQESEYQRILKDKLAKKSAFEAELFAFESQLQIAIDPSKLPSVGTGVLKWPVDKVLITQYFGNTDFASKNPQVYNGKGHTGIDFRASIGTAIKAAGAGKITGVGDTDLIKGCYSYGRWVMIDHNDGLSTLYAHLSVISVRQGQTVNTGDIIGYSGSTGYATGPHLHFGVYATQGIRIVKYENSLNCKNAIVPIADPKAYLNPLSYL
- a CDS encoding exonuclease domain-containing protein, which codes for MIVVDVETSGLNPDKHSLLSIGAVDFSNSKRQFYEECRIWDGAHIDGEALAVNGFTKEQIVDPKKKSEAEIVKDFLDWAQASEEYTVAGENPSLDVAFIVAGARRAHMTAPLHHRTIDLHSICLADMIKRGIRLPIKDKKTDLNSDKIMAYIGIPAEPKPHIGINGAKWEAEALSRLLYNRPFFEDFGQYPIPWLKNGQS
- a CDS encoding phosphoribosyltransferase, which gives rise to MADVILDQAISEKPTSVNPDFLETLRKMRDDYQDTGAGSAHDLPPQFSIGNLFRAVDDMLVRVEEKCQSLKNPNHRLTEEETRYVLQEFLLGTNDLSVNAIKKFFLKNTKIGGILSGGSVYVEVVKKLVERYSDQALTVNTFAIAVDKEKKKAVFESDDADDTMQTVVVVDDMIDKGGTILTALWAVGEQFPNATIYSGKGTDQPGGFEERRIRKHMTHLSVLFQDFADFSEAGRNDEALMLFEQAEQYAKSNGVLLQNGWYKRKERIEKLTGKGGGQK